From the Hevea brasiliensis isolate MT/VB/25A 57/8 chromosome 15, ASM3005281v1, whole genome shotgun sequence genome, one window contains:
- the LOC110660110 gene encoding transcription factor MYB2-like: protein MSWGVMAGHLGWGGLIEEGWRKGPWTAEEDRLLIEYVRLHGEGRWNSVARLAGLKRNGKSCRLRWVNYLRPDLKRGQITPHEESIILELHARWGNRWSTIARSLPGRTDNEIKNYWRTHFKKKAKLLPENSEKARNRLLKRQQFQQQQQQQQQQLQQSQQQQLQLLQLNQLDMKKIMSLLDENENKVPYVPQIRQEMATVYPNATEEHGLLYNMFNINASIPEPSNEEILWDGLWNLDDVHGNFGVACAPSKASMHNLFAPFC, encoded by the exons ATGTCTTGGGGAGTCATGGCAGGGCACCTGGGTTGGGGTGGCCTCATTGAAGAAGGTTGGAGGAAGGGTCCCTGGACTGCTGAAGAAGACAGGTTGCTTATTGAATATGTAAGGTTGCACGGTGAAGGGAGATGGAACTCTGTGGCCAGGCTTGCAG GATTGAAAAGGAATGGAAAGAGCTGTAGATTGAGGTGGGTGAATTACTTGAGGCCAGACCTGAAGAGGGGCCAGATAACTCCACATGAAGAGAGCATTATTCTTGAGCTGCATGCTAGGTGGGGAAACAG GTGGTCCACAATTGCAAGAAGCTTGCCTGGAAGAACAGATAATGAGATCAAGAACTACTGGAGGACCCATTTCAAGAAAAAAGCCAAACTCTTACCGGAAAACTCGGAGAAAGCAAGAAATCGTCTCCTGAAAAGGCAACAAtttcagcagcagcagcagcaacagcAACAGCAGCTGCAGCAGTCTCAACAGCAGCAGCTGCAGCTGCTGCAATtaaaccaattggacatgaaaaagaTCATGTCCTTACTTGATGAGAATGAAAACAAAGTCCCATATGTGCCTCAAATAAGGCAGGAAATGGCCACTGTATATCCTAACGCAACAGAGGAGCATGGCTTGTTATATAACATGTTCAATATAAATGCTTCAATTCCTGAGCCCTCCAACGAGGAAATTCTGTGGGATGGATTGTGGAACTTGGATGATGTCCATGGCAATTTTGGTGTGGCATGTGCACCAAGCAAAGCTAGCATGCACAATTTATTCGCACCCTTTTGTTAA
- the LOC110660111 gene encoding ribosomal RNA-processing protein 14, producing the protein MNKTDSFIVVLCYCAVSVSAQMKKKTQNLVNKSNLDIDLKYFIHESSLFFDKLIELIPAKFYLPTDDKEKKWFQGLSKDEKALAKKESRENIKKARRERLDPQKSSTTTLDLLMKNLDKEKENDESDEEEVEINPMISGLEGDDQSATYEELRQRLHRKIEELRGGRNSSGSNKVKKKNETKGIQQKKRKRESESEQKKPTMSTTVEKVEKDVAEATKELKFSHVKLGNEEELGKKKKRKVLKLKELEKAKKLEEAKKDPEKGDIITKKQSWKAATSRAAGIKIHDDPKLLKQSIKKEKKRHQKNVEKWKERVETQQKMKAEKQQARSKNIADRIHQKKMRRIAKREKKLMRPGFEGRKEGYINEGTTEGAPS; encoded by the coding sequence ATGAACAAAACTGATTCTTTTATTGTTGTCCTTTGTTATTGTGCAGTTTCAGTTTCTGCACAAATGAAGAAGAAAACCCAAAATCTTGTTAATAAGTCCAATCTGGATATTGATCTTAAATATTTCATCCATGAAAGTTCTCTGTTCTTTGACAAGTTGATTGAGCTCATCCCTGCTAAGTTCTATCTTCCAACTGATGATAAGGAGAAGAAATGGTTCCAAGGCCTTAGCAAGGATGAAAAAGCTTTGGCAAAGAAGGAATCAAGAGAAAACATCAAGAAAGCACGGAGAGAGAGGCTAGATCCACAGAAGTCTTCTACAACTACCCTAGATTTGCTAATGAAAAATTTGGataaggaaaaagaaaatgatgagagtgatgaagaagaggtggagaTTAATCCAATGATATCTGGTCTGGAAGGTGATGATCAATCAGCAACATATGAGGAACTCCGGCAACGACTTCATCGCAAAATTGAAGAGCTACGAGGAGGTCGAAACAGTAGTGGCTCAAACAaagtgaagaagaaaaatgagacAAAAGGAATTCAGCAAAAGAAACGCAAGAGGGAATCAGAATCTGAACAAAAGAAACCCACAATGAGTACTACAGTGGAAAAAGTCGAGAAGGATGTAGCTGAGGCTACAAAGGAACTTAAATTTAGTCATGTTAAACTTGGGAATGAAGAAGAgcttggaaagaagaagaagaggaaagttTTGAAGTTGAAGGAACTTGAAAAGGCAAAAAAATTGGAGGAAGCTAAGAAGGACCCAGAGAAAGGGGACATTATCACAAAGAAGCAATCGTGGAAAGCAGCAACAAGCAGAGCTGCAGGCATTAAGATTCATGATGATCCGAAGCTGTTGAAACAGAGCataaagaaggagaagaagaggcaTCAAAAGAATGTTGAGAAATGGAAGGAGAGGGTTGAAACCCAGCAGAAAATGAAAGCGGAAAAACAGCAGGCGAGATCAAAGAATATAGCTGATAGAATTCACCAGAAAAAGATGCGGCGGATTGCAAAGAGAGAGAAAAAGCTGATGCGGCCAGGGTTTGAAGGTCGGAAGGAAGGTTACATTAATGAAGGTACAACTGAAGGTGCCCCATCTTAG
- the LOC110660112 gene encoding membrane protein PM19L, with protein sequence MTTVGRNIAAPLLFLNLIMYFITLGFASWCLNRYINGQTYHPSFGGNGATGFFLTFAILASVVGIVSKFAGGTHIRAWRNDSLAAAGASSMIAWAITALAFGFACKQINLGGHRGWRLKVVEAFTIILTFTQLLYLLMLHAGMFSSRYGPGYRDTEYGVETGGDPMHKGDVPVAGTRV encoded by the exons ATGACAACTGTTGGCAGGAACATTGCAGCTCCACTGCTGTTTCTTAACTTGATCATGTATTTTATTACCCTGGGCTTTGCTAGTTGGTGTCTTAATAGGTATATCAATGGCCAAACCTACCATCCGA GTTTTGGAGGGAATGGAGCTACAGGTTTCTTCCTCACCTTTGCCATATTAGCTTCTGTTGTTGGCATAGTGTCCAAGTTCGCAGGTGGCACCCACATCAGGGCCTGGAGGAATGACAGTCTAGCTGCTGCTGGCGCATCTTCAATGATAGCCTGGGCCATCACTGCCCTAGCTTTTGG GTTTGCATGCAAGCAAATAAACTTAGGAGGGCACAGAGGTTGGAGACTCAAGGTAGTGGAGGCATTTACAATAATATTGACATTTACCCAACTCTTGTATCTCCTTATGCTTCATGCTGGGATGTTTAGCAGCAGGTATGGCCCTGGCTACCGGGACACTGAATATGGCGTGGAGACCGGTGGAGATCCAATGCACAAGGGTGATGTTCCAGTGGCTGGAACTAGGGTTTGA